In Columba livia isolate bColLiv1 breed racing homer chromosome 6, bColLiv1.pat.W.v2, whole genome shotgun sequence, a single genomic region encodes these proteins:
- the SRGN gene encoding serglycin: MPAKMQLLISCNGRIFLAICLILFVGYTAQGAPMQKARYKRVRCRPDSWAANCIEETGPWFYMPNGGANRILPPMADPSLMKRYQELGDIFPLSDEESGSGSDAAVEAEPASGSGLGNGDSFSEAKLPVFPEGLRGRELKQKLTEEDLLL; encoded by the exons ATGCCGGCCAAAATGCAGCTCCTTATCAGCTGTAATGGGAGGATTTTCCTGGCTATTTGTTTAATCCTCTTTGTGGGATACACAGCACAAG GTGCTCCGATGCAGAAGGCAAGGTACAAGAGAGTGAGGTGCCGACCCGACTCCTGGGCAGCTAACTGCATCGAAGAGACAGGGCCCTGGTTTTATATGCCCAACGGTGGAGCCAACAGGATCCTTCCTCCCATGGCAGACCCGTCCCT GATGAAGAGATACCAGGAGCTGGGTGACATATTCCCGCTCTCGGACGAGGAGTCTGGCTCGGGGTCTGACGCTGCGGTGGAAGCAGAGCCAGCTTCTGGGTCAGGGCTTGGCAATGGCGACAGCTTCTCCGAGGCGAAGCTGCCCGTCTTCCCAGAGGGCCTGCGAGGCCGCGAGCTGAAGCAGAAGCTCACGGAGGAGGATTTGCTGCTGTAG
- the VPS26A gene encoding vacuolar protein sorting-associated protein 26A isoform X1 has product MSFLGGLFGPVCEIDVILNDAETRKPAEIKTEDGKVEKHFLFYDGESVSGKVDVSFKQPGKRLEHQGIRIEFVGQIELFNDKSNTHEFVNLVKELALPGELTQSRRYDFEFMQVEKPYESYIGANVRLRYFLKVTIVRRLSDLVKEYDLIVHQLATYPDVNNSIKMEVGIEDCLHIEFEYNKSKYHLKDVIVGKIYFLLVRIKIQHMELQLIKKEITGIGPSTTTETETIAKYEIMDGAPVKGESIPIRLFLAGYDPTPTMRDVNKKFSVRYFLNLVLVDEEDRRYFKQQEIILWRKAPEKLRKQRTNFHQRFESPESQASAEQPEM; this is encoded by the exons ATG AGTTTTCTTGGAGGCCTGTTTGGTCCTGTTTGTGAGATTGATGTTATTCTTAATGATGCTGAAACACGAAAACCAgcagaaatcaaaacagaagATGGTAAagtagaaaagcattttctcttcTACGATGGAGAATCGGTTTCAGGAaag GTGGACGTCTCCTTTAAGCAGCCTGGGAAAAGACTAGAGCACCAAGGAATTAGAATTGAATTTGTAGGACAAATTG AACTCTTCAATGACAAAAGCAATACCCATGAATTTGTCAATTTAGTGAAGGAACTGGCCTTGCCTGGAGAACTGACGCAAAGCAGACGCTATGACTTTGAATTCATGCAGGTCGAGAAGCCATATGAATCCTACATTGGTGCCAATGTCAGACTGAG GTATTTTCTAAAAGTGACAATAGTGAGACGGCTGTCAGACTTGGTCAAAGAATACGATCTGATTGTTCACCAGCTTGCTACATATCCAGATGTAAACAACTCAATTAAAATGGAAGTGGGCATTGAAGACTGTCTTCATATAGAGTTTGAATACAATAAGTCAAA GTATCACTTAAAGGATGTGATTGTTGGAAAAATTTATTTCCTCTTAGTGAGAATAAAAATTCAGCACATGGAGTTGCAGCTGATCAAAAAGGAGATTACTGGAATTG GACCCAGTACCACAACAGAGACTGAAACCATTGCAAAGTATGAAATAATGGATGGCGCACCAGTTAAAG GTGAATCAATTCCTATAAGACTGTTCCTAGCAGGGTATGACCCAACTCCAACAATGAGGGATGTGAACAAGAAATTTTCAGTGAGGTACTTCTTAAATTTAGTGCTTGTGGATGAAGAAGACAGACGATACTTCAAACAGCAG gaaataattttatggAGAAAAGCTCCTGAGAAGCTGAGGAAACAACGAACAAACTTTCACCAGCGGTTTGAATCTCCAGAATCACAAGCGTCTGCTGAGCAACCTGAAATGTGA
- the VPS26A gene encoding vacuolar protein sorting-associated protein 26A isoform X2, which produces MQVEKPYESYIGANVRLRYFLKVTIVRRLSDLVKEYDLIVHQLATYPDVNNSIKMEVGIEDCLHIEFEYNKSKYHLKDVIVGKIYFLLVRIKIQHMELQLIKKEITGIGPSTTTETETIAKYEIMDGAPVKGESIPIRLFLAGYDPTPTMRDVNKKFSVRYFLNLVLVDEEDRRYFKQQEIILWRKAPEKLRKQRTNFHQRFESPESQASAEQPEM; this is translated from the exons ATGCAGGTCGAGAAGCCATATGAATCCTACATTGGTGCCAATGTCAGACTGAG GTATTTTCTAAAAGTGACAATAGTGAGACGGCTGTCAGACTTGGTCAAAGAATACGATCTGATTGTTCACCAGCTTGCTACATATCCAGATGTAAACAACTCAATTAAAATGGAAGTGGGCATTGAAGACTGTCTTCATATAGAGTTTGAATACAATAAGTCAAA GTATCACTTAAAGGATGTGATTGTTGGAAAAATTTATTTCCTCTTAGTGAGAATAAAAATTCAGCACATGGAGTTGCAGCTGATCAAAAAGGAGATTACTGGAATTG GACCCAGTACCACAACAGAGACTGAAACCATTGCAAAGTATGAAATAATGGATGGCGCACCAGTTAAAG GTGAATCAATTCCTATAAGACTGTTCCTAGCAGGGTATGACCCAACTCCAACAATGAGGGATGTGAACAAGAAATTTTCAGTGAGGTACTTCTTAAATTTAGTGCTTGTGGATGAAGAAGACAGACGATACTTCAAACAGCAG gaaataattttatggAGAAAAGCTCCTGAGAAGCTGAGGAAACAACGAACAAACTTTCACCAGCGGTTTGAATCTCCAGAATCACAAGCGTCTGCTGAGCAACCTGAAATGTGA